A single Lolium perenne isolate Kyuss_39 chromosome 6, Kyuss_2.0, whole genome shotgun sequence DNA region contains:
- the LOC127305470 gene encoding clathrin interactor EPSIN 2 — MKKVFDQTVRDLKRGVNKKVLKVPGTEQKILDATSNEPWGPHGSLLAEIAQATNNYHEYQMIMNIVWKRVSDTGKNWRHVYKGLIVLDYLVAHGTERVIDDIREHAYQISALADFQYIDSSGRDQGSNVRRKSQSLVSLVNDKERVQEVRQKALATRDKYRSSFAMSGAHRSPGGYDNDRYEGGRYDNRNGYGRERDGYRDDDRYSGAGDTPNREGDRYSRDSNDRNREDEYRGSNSNPEYAEGSGRRSYGEEEAYSSRGRGSNADAPTQDERPIERKPSNQQIASPPPTYENVTRDAQDNHHEERNGVSVPAAAPKLPSPSIPRACSPPGQVNGVHDKPVEVVAAQAPAHAEPNGFDEFDPRGSVPDASPPVNPSPAVNSFEMDLFGSDPIGELALVSVPQPTATPNVEPPANSGFETNSFMGMPPASTGFSEEIDASNPFGDPTPFKAVHEENHGVPQTNAAPAGSFQSTGPGADANPFQLASAASFGFEDTLGDLSFPSNAAPGQQDIFGSTSSVPSSISHANPSVFQAAAPNTHAAPTFAHPPAHPAATNPSSFPQPAATSFAPAQAPQPAAPNQQSDPSNFFMPPASGTGLSGVPSQNGAPSYMPQQPSHLAASQNGTPSYMPQQPSHLPASQNGAPSYMPQQPSHLPASVNQYPPQQSFLPPTAAAAPQPTSISRVASQPFIAPNSMPSGGNIPLQSSSSAPPETIISAMQVRQTEPVKKFEPKSTVWSDTLTRGLVDFNISGSKTNPHADIGVDFDSMNRKDKRFEKKISQAPVVSTITMGKAMGSGSGIGRAGASAVAPPSNPMGAGRGVGAGAGYGGGMGMNRPMGMGMGMNPQMGMGMNQHQPMGMGMGMNQHPMGMNQQPMGMNQQQMGMGMGMNQQPMGMNQQQIGMGMGMRPPMGMAPGGMPGAGYNQMGAGYGGQQPYGGYR, encoded by the exons ATGAAGAAAGTGTTCGACCAGACGGTCCGGGACCT GAAAAGAGGGGTGAACAAGAAGGTCCTCAAGGTGCCCGGCACGGAGCAAAAG attctcgaTGCCACGAGCAACGAGCCGTGGGGCCCGCATGGATCCCTCCTGGCGGAGATCGCCCAGGCGACAAATAACTA TCACGAGTATcagatgatcatgaacattgtgtGGAAGAGGGTCAGTGACACTGGCAAGAACTGGCGCCATGTTTACAAG GGGTTGATTGTGCTGGATTACCTGGTTGCGCACGGCACCGAGCGGGTTATTGATGACATAAGGGAGCATGCTTACCAGATATCG GCACTGGCTGACTTCCAGTATATTGATTCTAGTGGGAGAGATCAGGGTAGCAATGTACGACGGAAATCCCAGAGCCTCGTTAGCTTAGTTAATGATAAGGAAAGAGTACAGGAAGTTAGGCAGAAGGCACTTGCTACCAGAGACAA GTATCGGAGTTCATTTGCCATGAGCGGAGCACACAGGAGTCCAGGCGGATATGACAATGACCGCTATGAAGGTGGTAGATACGATAACAGGAATGGCTATGGGAGGGAAAGAGATGGATATAGAGATGATGACAGATACAGTGGTGCTGGAGATACGCCCAACCGGGAAGGAGACCGCTATTCTAGGGATTCTAATGATCGCAACAGAGAGGATGAATACAGAGGAAGTAATAGCAACCCTGAATATGCGGAAGGATCAGGTCGCAGGAGCTATGGCGAGGAAGAGGCTTAttcatcccg GGGCCGTGGCAGCAACGCTGACGCGCCTACTCAGGATGAGAG GCCTATAGAGCGGAAGCCTTCTAACCAGCAGATTGCTTCACCACCACCGACCTATGAAAATGTCACAAGAGATGCCCAGGACAATCATCATGAAGAAAG AAATGGAGTGAGTGTGCCAGCTGCTGCACCAAAGTTACCTTCTCCATCTATTCCCAGAGCATGCTCTCCCCCAGGGCAAGTTAATGGTGTTCATGATAAGCCTGTCGAAGTTGTAGCTGCACAAGCACCTGCTCATGCTGAACCTAATGGTTTTGATGAGTTTGATCCACGTGGATCAGTGCCAG ATGCTTCACCTCCAGTGAACCCCTCACCAGCAGTGAATAGCTTCGAGATGGATTTATTTGGGTCAGATCCTATTGGTGAGCTGGCTTTGGTTTCTGTGCCTCAGCCAACTGCCACCCCAAATGTTGAGCCACCAGCAAATTCAGGATTCGAGACAAATAGTTTCATGGGCATGCCACCAGCTTCTACTGGATTCAGTGAG GAAATtgatgcttcaaatccttttggtGATCCAACTCCTTTCAAGGCAGTTCATGAAGAAAATCATGGAGTTCCTCAGACAAATGCGGCACCTGCTGGTTCATTCCAGTCCACTGGACCTGGTGCAGATGCAAATCCTTTCCAGCTTGCTTCAGCTGCTAGCTTTGGTTTTGAAGATACTCTTGGCGATCTCAGTTTTCCATCAAATGCCGCACCTGGACAACAGGATATTTTTGGAAGTACATCCTCCGTACCTTCCAGCATTTCTCATGCAAACCCTTCTGTATTTCAAGCAGCAGCGCCCAATACTCATGCTGCTCCCACGTTTGCTCATCCACCAGCACATCCTGCAGCCACCAACCCATCTTCATTTCCGCAACCTGCTGCGACATCATTTGCTCCTGCACAGGCACCTCAACCTGCAGCTCCCAATCAACAATCAGACCCGTCAAACTTTTTTATGCCACCGGCTTCAGGCACTGGCCTGTCTGGGGTTCCTTCACAGAATGGAGCACCATCCTATATGCCTCAGCAGCCTTCTCATCTTGCAGCTTCACAGAATGGAACACCATCCTATATGCCTCAGCAGCCTTCTCATCTTCCAGCTTCACAGAATGGAGCACCATCCTATATGCCTCAGCAGCCTTCTCATCTTCCAGCTTCTGTGAATCAATATCCGCCTCAACAGAGCTTCCTCCCACCAACTGCAGCAGCAGCGCCACAGCCAACATCAATTTCTCGAGTGGCATCTCAGCCTTTTATTGCCCCAAATTCGATGCCTTCTGGTGGCAACATTCCGTTGCAGTCAAGTTCGTCAGCTCCGCCAGAAACAATCATTTCAGCCATGCAAGTTAGGCAGACTGAGCCAGTGAAGAAATTCGAGCCCAAATCTACAGTTTGGTCTGATACATTGACCCGGGGCCTTGTCGATTTTAACATTTCTGGAT CAAAAACCAATCCACATGCAGATATTGGAGTGGACTTTGATTCCATGAATCGAAAGGACAAAAGGTTTGAAAAGAAAATCTCTCAAGCACCTGTAGTATCTACGATCACCATGGGCAAAGCCATGGGCTCTGGCTCTGGCATAGGTCGGGCCGGTGCAAGTGCTGTTGCGCCTCCTTCCAACCCAATGGGTGCCGGCAGGGGTGTTGGTGCTGGTGCTGGTTATGGTGGTGGAATGGGAATGAACCGACCAATGGGGATGGGAATGGGAATGAACCCACAGATGGGGATGGGTATGAACCAACATCAGCCCATGGGAATGGGGATGGGGATGAACCAGCATCCGATGGGGATGAACCAACAACCGATGGGGATGAACCAACAACAAATGGGAATGGGGATGGGGATGAACCAACAACCGATGGGGATGAACCAACAACAAATTGGAATGGGGATGGGGATGCGGCCTCCCATGGGAATGGCTCCTGGTGGAATGCCTGGCGCTGGCTACAATCAGATGGGTGCTGGATATGGCGGGCAGCAGCCATATGGTGGGTACAGGTGA